In a genomic window of Octopus sinensis linkage group LG16, ASM634580v1, whole genome shotgun sequence:
- the LOC115220289 gene encoding protein FAM200B-like → MSEPTAKKAKLGNYKEDFIMFGFVSVHSKPMCLECDAIMTHHSMKKVKLELHQKLRHPSSVDKGREYFENKKKIQPIKLTDFVKKMNTEKAKTLKPSYLVTEIIAKVAASQTYGEKLDTPAMIACANETLRKDAASTLSTIPLSNNTITRRQGKMSNFVEEKIVEILQTTNLSIQVNDSTIHNQAIILVYVRFIPEDDIREEMLFIKSLSETTNGEDIFNEVMQYFNDENIPLTNLINIASDGAAAMTGKVKGFVSRMKSVAPHIIYIHCIIYRQHLVAKNIGGHMEDSLNTAIHAINFVKSNSVNNRFF, encoded by the coding sequence ATGTCTGAACCAACTGCTAAAAAGGCAAAACTGGGTAACTACAAAGAAGATTTTATCATGTTTGGTTTTGTATCTGTACACTCAAAACCTATGTGTCTTGAATGTGATGCCATCATGACACATCATTCCATGAAGAAAGTTAAGCTGGAATTGCACCAGAAATTAAGGCATCCATCATCTGTTGATAAAGGTAGggaatattttgagaataaaaagaaaatacagccaATCAAACTGACTGACTTTGTAAAGAAGATGAATACTGAAAAAGCTAAGACACTCAAACCAAGTTATTTGGTCACTGAAATTATTGCCAAGGTTGCTGCATCTCAGACTTATGGCGAGAAACTTGACACGCCTGCTATGATAGCTTGTGCAAATGAGACTCTGAGAAAAGATGCTGCATCTACTCTGAGTACAATTCCACTTTCAAATAACACAATTACAAGAAGACAGGGTAAAATGTCTAACTTTGTTGAGGAGAAGATTGTGGAAATTCTCCAAACGACAAATCTTTCTATCCAGGTTAATGATAGCACAATTCATAACCAAGCTATCATTCTGGTCTACGTCAGATTCATCCCTGAAGATGATATAAGGGAAGAAATGTTATTCATTAAAAGTTTGTCTGAAACTACTAATGGAGAAGATATATTCAATGAAGTAATGCAGTATTTTAATGATGAAAATATTCCATTGACTAATTTGATCAACATTGCATCAGATGGGGCTGCAGCCATGACTGGAAAAGTGAAAGGCTTTGTTTCTAGAATGAAATCAGTTGCTCCtcacattatttatatacattgcaTTATCTACAGGCAGCATCTGGTTGCTAAGAATATTGGAGGACACATGGAAGATTCACTCAACACTGCCATACATGCAATTAACTTTGTCAAATCAAACTCAGTgaataatagatttttttaa